DNA from Roseimicrobium sp. ORNL1:
TCTCGATGATGCCTGCGACTGTCACCGTGACGCCAGCGGCATCGAAGCGGTCGCCCACGCTCAGCCGGCGGCGCGTGGCGAGGTTGCGCCCGAGCAGGGCGGCATCGGAGCGCTTCTTCCATTCGTCGATGGAGCCCTCCAGTACGTGGAGATGCGAGGCGTAGCGCATCAGATTGTCCGGTGGCACCCCTCGGAAAGCGATGATGTCCAGACTGGCGCCGCAGTTGTTCACCACAATCTGGATGGGGATGACTTCCTTCACGCCCTCGATTTTTCGGATGGTGTTTTCGTAGTGCTCGGGCAGGCGGCTGGTGGCGGGGCAGAAGCGGTTCTCGCGATAGACCACGAGCGTGGTGTCATCGGCGCCAGCCTGCGTGGCGAGGCGCAGGCTGCGCTGCATGGTCTCCACCGTGGCGAAGAGGAACATGCTCATGGCCACACCGAGGATGGTGAGCAGCGAGCGCAGCCGGTGGCGGCTGAGCTGCTTGAAGGCGAGGATGACGAGGTTGGTGAGCTTCGAAATCATACTACATCACTTTGTATTGTGTCCCATCACACGTGGGCGGGTGCTAGGCGATGGGATTGGGATTCCAAAAGGCGTCCCTTTTCCAGGTGCAGTACACGGTCGGCGGCATCGGCGGCACGCGGGTCATGGGTCACCATCACCACGGTCTTCCCGTGATGCGCGACGAGTTCGCGCAGCAGGCCGAGGATGGAGTCGGCGGACTCGCGGTCGAGGTCGCCTGTGGGTTCGTCTGCCACGAGCAGGTCGGGATTGGCTACGATGGCGCGGGCGATGGCCACGCGCTGCTCCTGACCGCCGGAGAGTTCGGAAGGCGTGTGATGGGCGCGATCTCCGAGGCCGACGAGTTGCAGCGCCGTCTGCACGCGTGCGCGCCGCTCGCTGCGTGAGAGCGGGCTCAGAAGCAGGGGCAGCTCCACATTCTCAAACGCGCTGAGAATCGGCACGAGGTGGTAGAGCTGGAAGATGTAACCCACATGGCTGGCACGCCACTTCGTGAGCTGGCTGCGCGACATGCGTTCCAACTGCGACTCGCCGATGCGCAAGGTGCCCGAGGTGGGGCTGTCGATGCCGGCGACGAGATTCAGCAGCGTG
Protein-coding regions in this window:
- a CDS encoding ABC transporter ATP-binding protein — its product is MSSPSVPSPFIQCRGLTKSYKKGTNTVTPLLDLDLDVPRGSFLALMGPSGSGKTTLLNLVAGIDSPTSGTLRIGESQLERMSRSQLTKWRASHVGYIFQLYHLVPILSAFENVELPLLLSPLSRSERRARVQTALQLVGLGDRAHHTPSELSGGQEQRVAIARAIVANPDLLVADEPTGDLDRESADSILGLLRELVAHHGKTVVMVTHDPRAADAADRVLHLEKGRLLESQSHRLAPAHV